In Coffea eugenioides isolate CCC68of chromosome 4, Ceug_1.0, whole genome shotgun sequence, the genomic stretch TGACAAAACTTTTTTTGGAACATATTCCGTACAACATCTCCCCCAAAAGCAGCTATGGATCAACCCCATTAGTGATAATTTTAGAAAATGTCACCTGCTTTACATAATGAAATCACATCATCGATGACTTTCCAAAACGAAATAGTACAAGTGGGGAGACTAGAATAATTATCCACACTTCTTTATTGCAAaccttgtaattttttttattagtggAGAATTCTTTGTCAGACCATCTACtgttcaaataaaataattcttCTTATGCAGGCGGCTCGGTATTGGTACAAAACTAGTTCAACAACTAGAAGAATGGTGTAGAAAGAATGGTGCGGATTACGCATACATGGCCACCGAATGCAGCAATCAGCCTTCCCTAAATTTGTTTACCATAAAGTTTAACTACATCAAATTCAGGAGCCCTACAGTTCTCGTTCAACCTATTCATGCTCATGACAAGTCACTAAGCTCGAGCATAGCACTGATTCGAGTCTCTCCAGAGCTAGCAACATTAGTGTATAGACGGATTTTTGCAAGTTCAGAATTCTTTCCTGAGGATGTAGATATGATACTGAATAACAAACTTAGTCTTGGCACCTTCGTGGCCTTGCCAAAAGGATACCTCTCCAATTGGGACCCTAAATCTGACACTTTTCCACCTAGCTTTGCCATACTCAGCATATGGAACACCAAAGAAGTGTTCAAGCTGAAGGTAAAGGGTGTTTCCTCCCTAAAATACGCGTGCAGCGTGGCTAGTAGGGCGGTAGACGCTTTTCTTCCGTGGCTGAGGTTACCTTCAATACCTAATATATTCAGACAGTTTGGACTCTATTTTTTGTATGGCCTTCACATGGAAGGTCCTCATGGCTCTTATCTGATGAGGTCACTTTGTTCATTCGCCCATAATATGGCAAAGCATGATAGGGGTTGCGGCATCTTGGTAGCCGAGGTAAACCAAAATGATCCTGTTAAAGAGGCTATTCCGCACTGGAAAAGGTTTTCATGGGATGATCTTTGGTGCATAAAGAAACTCGCAGTGGCAAAGGAAGAGGGACAAGAAAGCGGGAGCTTTGAACCTCAGGATTGGATTAAATCTCGAGCTTGTTCTTCCTCAGTTACATTTGTTGATCCACGAGACATTTAATGGCGATGCATTTTTGCCTGGAACGACCCCTTCCAAACTGTACAGTGTTTAAATCGAAATTATCTAGAATTGTTTTCTATCTAAGATAAGTTTCATTGATCTTTCTGAGGGATCCGATAAGCTCAAACaataaacaaaaccaaaaaaaaagaaaaaagaaaaattaagaaattGTTATGAACACAAAAAACAATAAGCCTTGGGCCCTTGACAGCTAATAAGACTACAAAGTTCAGATTTTGATAAAGTGAAAAACACATAAAGCCATTGTACTAGTGAGAGCAACTGCTTTCATTCTCCATCGCAAgacaccaaaacaagaaaacGGGAAACAAAACGGGGAAGCGGACAATGTTTCGTGGAGACAATCTCAAGTTGTCTATACACAGACAAAACATGAATTTGGGTTCATCATTATGAAAGTTCTATGCTTTTCAGAACTCAACACGTCACAATCAGAGTCGACCGCTTCCGCATGTTTGGGCAAATTCTCGTACAGATGTCTTAATTCAATCCTTTCGGCTAAAGAACTCGTCCAGCAACAATAATGGAGCTAATAAAACTGTAAGTAAATCAGCACGCAGATGACCCCCAAAGAATCCAGGCAGCTTTAGAGCTTTAAGACGGATATAAGGTTTGGGAGACCTCGGTTTCATTTCACCAAGAATTAGGACCACATTTCCAATAACGCTATGATTTAAGTAACCCTGTGTATAAAAGGCAGTTATATTAGTATTATAACTTAACTGGTTAGCTACCTTCTGAAAGTCCGGATGAGCTTTTCTTTTGGCACCATGCGGGAAAGCATGCTCAAAAGAAATTACATTCACAAATTTATAGCTA encodes the following:
- the LOC113767931 gene encoding probable N-acetyltransferase HLS1 translates to MSTKIAAESFPNPTPGEKPVLVVVRVYDGERDKAAVEELERQYEVGKPGKPSVVTDLMGDPTARIRNFTSHIMLVAEYGFERRIVGVIRGCLKSVTKGKKPSGRFPAYVKLACILGLRVSTAHRRLGIGTKLVQQLEEWCRKNGADYAYMATECSNQPSLNLFTIKFNYIKFRSPTVLVQPIHAHDKSLSSSIALIRVSPELATLVYRRIFASSEFFPEDVDMILNNKLSLGTFVALPKGYLSNWDPKSDTFPPSFAILSIWNTKEVFKLKVKGVSSLKYACSVASRAVDAFLPWLRLPSIPNIFRQFGLYFLYGLHMEGPHGSYLMRSLCSFAHNMAKHDRGCGILVAEVNQNDPVKEAIPHWKRFSWDDLWCIKKLAVAKEEGQESGSFEPQDWIKSRACSSSVTFVDPRDI